GCTTCTTTGTAGAACCCACTAGTTGCCAATTTGCCCACAACCCTAAGACCACCCACATTTCTGTTTCCTGCCAAAGAGGAATACCATCACCCACCCCCACATACACTCTTATTCTTCTCAAACCACTACCTACCATTTTCTAATAAAGTTGATTAATTTTCACTTCCATCTCTTTTATAGCAAAAATTCATGTTTATGACATAATCAAATCCATAAATGTTACATTATTTCCCTTTTACATCAATGCTTTTCAGTAGCAGTTCGCTTATGTGGTTAATCTTTGACTAAATTTAGtacgaaataaataaaaaaaaggtaagaTCGATCGagttcatcatcatcatcacaaaGTGGGTGGGTGATTTGCTAAAGAagggaaacaaaagaaaaaaaaaggtagcATTTGCGATAAGGGCAAAGAAGTAATATTACTGTGCTCCCTTGTAACAACCGACATGTGGCGGTACATGCGGCGCACATGCTTACAGTCCCTAGttacaaaatacaaatatacaaGGGTTGTTTGAGATTCAAAAATAGAGAGAGAGTGTAAATGGTAattaacaagaaaataaaaaaaaaaaaagttgaaagaaaGATAACGGAAGGGTTATATAAGAAAGTGTGTATGCTTGGTTGGCGTTTGCTTTGTTTTGAAACAGAAGAGGAGTAGCTTCTACTTTGTTTGTACTACTCTACACACCAGTCTCTTTTTCTACCCATTAAGATTACCTGcccttatatatataaataaatttactttctGCTGTGTTCCTCTCTACCATTGAGCAAACAAAAAGAATCTTGGAGATCGGGAGGTCATCGTCGTCATTTGTTGGCTGAAGATTAACATAACGACCTCGGGCACCCAGGAACAGGCACGGTCCCCCCTTCCATTTTCTTGTTGTCAtttcttgtgttttgttttattggGAGATTTTGTAGACTGGAGATGGAGGGATGGAGGAATGAGTGATAGCTAATAAGGTTTGATTAATTGGTCGAGCAGGGCATTACTCAGCAATATGGAGAGAAGCACTCCGGTGAGGAAGCCACACACTTCAACCGCAGATCTGCTTACTTGGTCGGAAACTCCTATTTCTGATTCCCCACCTCCTCCTTCCTCCGCCTCTCGTTCTCACCAGGTATATTTTCTACCCTTCTTCTTTCGCTCCTgttaaaatttctttatttatttttcttctattggGGAATTTCAGCCGTCCGATGGGATCAGGAAGGTCGTATTTGGGGGTCAGGTCACCGACGAAGAAGTCGAGAGCTTAAACAAACGGTGAGATCTAGTCCATTCtctctcataattttttttattattaaaatttgtaaccCATTTGGTCTTGTTTTGAAATTCCAAAAGGGGCTAGTTCTTTTTTCTCTAAGATATGCACAATTTGTGCGTGGCTCTGTATATTTTTACCGTTTGTTTCTGTCATTGATGTATGATCAataatttgtttctatttttggtaccaatcttattttattattgaccCCTTTAATTGAAGCGGGTGTTTGAAAATGGGGCGAATGAGATTGACTGATTTTGTTGGATTTGGATTATCAGATCTATCTTTGAACCTTGCTTTCTTGCTCCTCCTGATTTTCACCACGTCTTATTCTTTGTTTTAGAAAGTGAACTGATGAATTGAGCTATTTCCTACCATTAGTGTGGGGAAGTCACATTTACAACATCAGGCTGTTTTTGAATTGTGACGAGAAATTAAATTCAAGATATGTTCATTCTCGCTCTTGTCCCTGCAAAACCCACAACTCTAGCACATTCATATTCTGTGTTCTAATTCCTCACCGTCACTTTGTTAGCTACCAATTATTACTCTTTTGTGGAAACGGGTCATATCACTGAAAGTTCCAACTATACATTGTCTCAGAGTGAAGAAAACACTATTTATTCGTCTATTTTTTTATCCCCTTTCCCTTTGTTCCAGTCTTGGGGGTTGCCTGAAAATAGAGAAGTATAATACAGAGCATTGATTtccttttcttatatttttgtgtttttcattttcttgtaCCTACTTTATTATGATTCTAGacttaattaaaatgaatatgaatttaaatttttagtcaTATTCCTTCCTGTCCTTATTAAAAGGACGGGAGGCAGTATTATGAATCCTAGATCAACTTTGCTGTGTTGCGCCTGAAATTATCTAGTTGTGGAATTTCCAGAAAGCCTTGTTCGGAGTATAAGATGAAGGAGATAACTGGTAGTGGAATATTTGTAGCCAATGGAGAAGACGATCCCTCAGAAGCTGGCAGTACGAACCCAAATAAGACTGGAGTACGTATGTATCAGGTACTTATATTTGTGTGTCTAAACATGCGTGAACACAGATGCTTTTACATATTGTGTCAGTCATTAAATTTTGCTAACTTGGAGCTTTATTGTTCACTGTTGAATTAAAGCAAGTGACTGCTGGAATCAGCCATATCTCCTTTGGTGATGAGGAGAGTATTTCTCCAAAAAAACCAACTTCCTTGCCCGAGGTGGCCAAGCAGCGTGAGCTAAGTGGAACTTTGGAAAGTGAAGACTCTATATTGAAAAAGCAACTTTCTGATGCGAAGTGCAAGGAGCTCAGCGGTCATGACATATTTGCTCCACCACCAGAAATCAAACCCAGTCCAATAACTCCTCGCATACTTGAGTTAAAAGGGAGCATAGGCATTGGAGAACGTCATGTATGCACCACTCTAAGTTGCTAACCTTGAATTATTTGGgtgaatatttttcatatttttatcattCTCCCGAGAAGTTTAAAATTTGGATACTTCAATAAACATAAAGGCAAAGAGTGCATCTGTTAATCAACTCTGGTCGGCATAGCACTCTTCCCCCTTAGCAAGATTGGGTTCCATATCCATCTCTTGTGAGTGAAGAAAATTTGGATTGGTGGGGGAACTCACCACCATTTGCCTTCAGTATACGAGAATAGGTCTTATGCTTGGTGGGGGCATACATTGTTTAGACAAATATGTCACTACAATGATCTTACAAGGAAGTAGAGTTGATGTTCTTCATGCATATTGCATACAATGATGTTTTTGTTTAGCATTTATCATTGGGCATCTTTAAATAAGTGGTTTGTGTTATCTTGGTATATAGGCCGATGGAGATCAAAGCGAAACCAACGCTGCTGGGGAACCAATGAAAACAGCAAAGAAGATCTATGACAAGAAATATGTAGAACTTTCTGGGAATGACATATTCAAAGGTGATGTGGCACCCTCATCTGCTGAGAAATCATTGAGTGGGGCT
This Vigna angularis cultivar LongXiaoDou No.4 chromosome 4, ASM1680809v1, whole genome shotgun sequence DNA region includes the following protein-coding sequences:
- the LOC108332165 gene encoding uncharacterized protein LOC108332165; this encodes MERSTPVRKPHTSTADLLTWSETPISDSPPPPSSASRSHQPSDGIRKVVFGGQVTDEEVESLNKRKPCSEYKMKEITGSGIFVANGEDDPSEAGSTNPNKTGVRMYQQVTAGISHISFGDEESISPKKPTSLPEVAKQRELSGTLESEDSILKKQLSDAKCKELSGHDIFAPPPEIKPSPITPRILELKGSIGIGERHADGDQSETNAAGEPMKTAKKIYDKKYVELSGNDIFKGDVAPSSAEKSLSGAKLREMSGSNIFADGKVEARDYLGGVRKPPGGESSIALV